Proteins co-encoded in one Oceanidesulfovibrio indonesiensis genomic window:
- a CDS encoding D-alanine--D-alanine ligase family protein, with protein MTTIALTFDLRDDYLARGFSEQQTAEFDRADTIDAIERGLALLGYRTVRVGNAYDLIAALAAGARWDLVFNICEGLYGFGRESLVPALLDHYRIPYVFSDPLVLAMTLHKGVAKRVVRDQGVPTPDFAVVERMAQLDRLALPAFPLFVKPVAEGTGKGVASSCLVTDKAALTERVAALLAEHEQPVLVETYLPGREVTVGITGTGSRARVAGVMDIVLKKGADPACYTYRNKEECEELVEYRAVTGTPSEEPARVALAAYRALGVRDAGRVDLRQDAQGRYQFMEINPLPGMHPEHSDLPILCSLCGIGFLDLLTRIMDSASERIPCMNRPDRKAA; from the coding sequence ATGACGACCATCGCCCTGACCTTTGACCTTCGCGACGACTATCTTGCTCGCGGGTTCAGCGAGCAGCAGACCGCGGAGTTCGACCGCGCCGACACCATCGACGCCATCGAGCGAGGACTCGCGCTCCTGGGCTACCGCACCGTGCGCGTGGGCAACGCCTACGATCTCATCGCAGCGCTGGCCGCCGGTGCGCGGTGGGACCTCGTGTTCAACATCTGCGAAGGGCTCTACGGCTTCGGCCGCGAATCCCTCGTGCCGGCGCTGCTGGACCACTACCGCATTCCGTACGTGTTCTCCGATCCGCTGGTCCTGGCCATGACCCTGCACAAGGGCGTGGCCAAACGCGTGGTGCGGGACCAGGGCGTACCCACGCCGGATTTCGCCGTGGTGGAGCGCATGGCCCAGCTGGACCGGCTGGCGCTGCCGGCCTTCCCACTGTTCGTCAAACCGGTGGCAGAAGGCACGGGCAAGGGCGTGGCCTCTTCCTGCCTGGTGACCGACAAGGCCGCGCTCACGGAGCGAGTCGCTGCGCTTCTGGCCGAGCATGAGCAGCCGGTTCTTGTGGAAACGTATCTGCCGGGCCGCGAGGTCACCGTGGGCATTACCGGAACCGGAAGCCGGGCGCGTGTGGCCGGCGTCATGGATATCGTGCTCAAAAAAGGCGCCGATCCGGCCTGCTACACCTACCGCAACAAGGAAGAGTGTGAAGAGCTGGTGGAGTACAGGGCCGTGACCGGGACGCCGAGCGAGGAGCCCGCCAGGGTTGCCCTGGCCGCCTACCGGGCCCTCGGCGTGCGCGACGCCGGCCGGGTGGATCTGCGGCAGGACGCGCAGGGCCGGTATCAGTTCATGGAAATCAATCCTTTGCCCGGCATGCATCCTGAACACTCGGATCTGCCGATCCTGTGTTCGCTGTGCGGCATCGGGTTTCTCGATCTGCTTACGCGGATCATGGACTCGGCAAGCGAACGCATTCCCTGTATGAACCGGCCGGACCGGAAAGCGGCGTAG
- a CDS encoding D-alanine--D-alanine ligase family protein, producing the protein MRIAVVHSDVGSKPSPDDLDTLVQAEAVTARLAASGHEVFTLPVRQPVRHTLERLARSRVELVFNLVETLGGTSESAYLLPSTLEQAAVPFTGAGSQALLVTGNKLAAKRLMRSAGIATPAWEEAGSEFGTTSSDYAFQPGPYLVKSVWEHGSHGLDGDSVISFADKAAVRSALVRKQRELGGAWFAEAYVAGREFCVGMLEREGQPCVLPTYEIRFEGDVGSPWLVDYAAKWDESSAMAQATPRCWDFPAEDGGLVKRLEAAALQCWRLYRLSGYARVDMRVDADGVVHVFDVNANPCLSPDAGFAAQLERGGLGLSGGLELIVAAALDNRETPFFHSPSRQAA; encoded by the coding sequence ATGCGTATAGCAGTGGTGCATTCTGATGTGGGGTCCAAGCCATCGCCAGACGACCTGGACACTCTCGTCCAGGCCGAAGCCGTAACCGCGCGGCTCGCAGCGAGCGGACACGAGGTATTCACCCTTCCGGTGCGCCAGCCGGTGCGGCATACCCTGGAGCGGTTGGCCCGCAGCCGGGTGGAACTGGTGTTCAACCTGGTGGAGACCCTGGGCGGCACGAGCGAGAGCGCCTATCTGCTGCCTTCGACCCTGGAGCAGGCCGCGGTGCCGTTCACCGGCGCCGGGTCGCAGGCTCTGCTGGTGACTGGCAACAAGCTCGCGGCCAAGCGTCTTATGCGCAGCGCCGGCATCGCCACCCCGGCGTGGGAGGAGGCCGGGTCTGAATTCGGAACAACGAGTTCCGATTATGCGTTCCAGCCCGGTCCCTACCTCGTGAAATCGGTATGGGAGCATGGCTCCCATGGTCTGGACGGCGATTCCGTGATCTCGTTCGCGGACAAGGCCGCGGTCCGCAGCGCTCTGGTGCGCAAACAGCGCGAGCTTGGCGGGGCCTGGTTTGCGGAGGCGTATGTGGCCGGCCGCGAGTTCTGCGTGGGCATGCTGGAGCGGGAGGGGCAGCCGTGCGTGCTGCCCACGTATGAAATACGTTTTGAAGGCGACGTCGGGTCTCCTTGGCTCGTGGACTATGCCGCGAAATGGGACGAATCCTCGGCCATGGCGCAGGCAACGCCCAGATGCTGGGATTTTCCGGCGGAAGACGGGGGGCTGGTCAAACGGCTGGAGGCGGCGGCGCTGCAATGCTGGCGCCTCTACCGTTTGTCCGGGTACGCGCGGGTGGACATGCGCGTGGACGCGGACGGCGTGGTCCATGTATTCGACGTGAACGCCAACCCCTGCCTGAGTCCGGACGCCGGCTTCGCTGCGCAACTGGAGCGCGGCGGCCTGGGGTTGAGCGGCGGGTTGGAACTCATCGTGGCCGCGGCCCTGGATAACCGTGAGACCCCGTTTTTCCACAGTCCTTCGCGGCAGGCGGCGTGA
- a CDS encoding histone deacetylase family protein has translation MFRIRRVFDDLLPRDARTIGQVQALLRDRFPAVSEQEVRQLPAQLRDPLKHRFRTVLFAAESAERLAGFALMLHVPDVGFCWLDYIATQEGVAGRGVGGALYERVREEARFLGEAGLFCESLPADAEHCRDPDIRRENRARLRFYERLGVRIVANTAYETPLIEEPAPCPPHLLFDPLSADRPLSRDIARRVVRTILERKYGERCPEGYIDAVAESFRDDPVRLAEPRYAKPSNHALPRVSPQVVLTVNDRHDIHHVRERGYVESPARIDAILRKIEPSGLFERIRVRQYSLRHATAVHDAGMVGYFRAVCAKLGEKEAVYPYVFPIRNQTRPPRELPRRAGYYVIDTFTPLSRNAFLAARRAVDCALTAADAVLEGVRLGYALVRPPGHHAERRAFGGFCYLNSTAIAANHLAEFGRVAVLDVDFHHGNGTQDIFYERSDVLTISIHGHPNGAYSYFSGFASERGEGQGRGYNVNFPLPDGVDGEGYRAVLNRAVKRIARFKPRFLVVALGLDTAKGDPTGAWGLIPADFEKNGRMLGHLGLPTLVVQEGGYRTASLGANCLAFFRGLSEGVRERTRNTEQTI, from the coding sequence ATGTTCCGAATCCGACGCGTGTTCGACGACCTGCTGCCGCGGGACGCACGGACCATTGGCCAGGTCCAGGCGTTGCTCCGCGACCGCTTTCCGGCAGTAAGCGAGCAGGAAGTGCGCCAACTGCCGGCGCAACTGCGCGATCCGCTCAAACATCGTTTCCGCACCGTGCTGTTCGCGGCCGAATCGGCCGAGCGGCTGGCCGGCTTCGCGCTCATGCTGCACGTGCCGGACGTGGGGTTCTGCTGGCTGGACTACATAGCCACGCAGGAGGGAGTGGCAGGACGCGGCGTTGGCGGCGCATTGTACGAACGCGTGCGGGAGGAAGCGCGCTTTCTCGGCGAGGCCGGGCTGTTCTGCGAGTCGTTACCGGCCGATGCGGAGCATTGCCGCGATCCTGACATCCGCAGGGAGAACCGCGCCAGACTGCGCTTTTACGAACGGCTCGGGGTGCGCATCGTGGCGAACACGGCGTACGAAACACCGCTTATCGAAGAACCTGCGCCGTGCCCGCCCCACCTGCTGTTCGATCCGCTTTCGGCGGACAGACCACTTTCTCGGGACATCGCCAGGCGCGTTGTCCGCACCATCCTGGAGCGCAAATACGGCGAGCGCTGCCCGGAAGGATACATCGATGCGGTGGCGGAATCCTTCCGGGACGATCCGGTGCGCCTTGCCGAGCCGCGGTACGCCAAACCATCGAACCATGCGCTGCCCAGGGTCTCGCCGCAGGTCGTGCTTACGGTGAACGACCGCCACGACATTCACCACGTGCGCGAGCGTGGATATGTGGAGTCGCCGGCGCGTATCGACGCCATTCTCAGAAAAATCGAGCCTTCCGGTCTGTTCGAACGCATCCGAGTGCGGCAGTATTCCCTGCGCCATGCCACGGCCGTGCATGATGCCGGGATGGTGGGCTACTTCCGCGCCGTATGCGCAAAGCTGGGAGAGAAGGAGGCGGTCTATCCGTACGTTTTCCCCATCCGCAACCAGACCAGGCCGCCTCGCGAACTGCCCAGACGAGCCGGATATTACGTCATCGACACATTCACGCCGCTGAGCCGTAACGCCTTCCTCGCCGCTCGACGCGCCGTGGACTGCGCCCTCACCGCTGCGGACGCTGTTCTCGAAGGCGTCCGTCTGGGCTACGCCCTGGTGCGTCCGCCTGGCCACCACGCGGAGCGACGGGCCTTTGGCGGGTTCTGCTATCTGAACTCCACAGCCATCGCGGCCAACCATCTGGCGGAGTTCGGCCGAGTGGCCGTGCTGGACGTGGACTTCCACCATGGCAACGGCACGCAGGACATCTTCTATGAACGCTCGGACGTGCTGACGATCTCAATCCACGGCCACCCCAACGGCGCATATTCATACTTCTCAGGATTCGCGTCGGAGCGCGGGGAAGGCCAGGGCCGGGGGTACAACGTGAATTTTCCCCTGCCGGACGGTGTGGATGGCGAAGGGTATCGCGCAGTCCTGAACAGGGCCGTCAAACGCATCGCCCGCTTCAAGCCGCGGTTTCTCGTGGTGGCTCTGGGGCTGGATACGGCCAAGGGCGATCCCACGGGCGCGTGGGGGCTCATTCCGGCGGATTTCGAGAAGAACGGCCGCATGCTCGGCCATCTCGGCCTGCCCACGCTGGTGGTGCAGGAGGGCGGCTACCGGACTGCGAGCCTGGGCGCCAACTGCCTCGCTTTTTTCCGCGGGCTCAGCGAAGGCGTGCGGGAGCGGACGCGGAACACTGAGCAGACGATATGA
- a CDS encoding GNAT family N-acetyltransferase: MKALTIRTEPLSGDAGRVRKLVEATGFFRPDEADVAEELVLERLGKGLASGYHFLFVDASNEDRLDGYACYGPAPCTVGTFDLYWIAVHPEAQGRGLGRELFEAVAAAALEQGGRILIAETSSRPQYAPTRRFYDRCGCEVGAIVREFYDVDDDKVIYTRKLARP, encoded by the coding sequence ATGAAGGCGCTCACCATACGGACAGAACCGCTGTCCGGGGATGCCGGACGGGTCCGCAAACTCGTGGAGGCTACGGGCTTTTTCCGGCCGGATGAGGCGGACGTGGCCGAGGAGCTGGTGCTGGAGCGTCTCGGCAAAGGGCTCGCGAGCGGCTACCATTTTCTCTTCGTGGACGCGTCGAACGAGGATCGCCTCGATGGCTACGCCTGCTACGGCCCCGCGCCGTGCACTGTCGGCACGTTCGACCTCTACTGGATCGCCGTGCATCCGGAAGCGCAGGGCCGAGGGCTGGGCCGTGAACTGTTCGAGGCAGTGGCAGCCGCCGCGCTGGAGCAGGGCGGCCGCATCCTCATTGCCGAGACCTCCTCGCGGCCGCAATATGCACCCACGCGGCGATTCTACGACCGCTGCGGGTGTGAGGTCGGCGCCATCGTCCGGGAATTCTACGACGTGGACGACGACAAGGTAATATACACGCGCAAGCTGGCTCGTCCATGA
- a CDS encoding TonB-dependent receptor plug domain-containing protein, with product MTKNFLHYMLSTLGCLLLLLAGQAFAQSDSGASDVDLTELSLETLMSIQVVTASREEQALFKTASAVYVITSEDIRRSAATSIPDILRTVPGVNVAQINANTWAVTVRGFNQRFSSKLLVLKDGMTIYTPTFSGVYWDIRDTLIEDVDRIEIIRGPGGALWGANAVNGIINIITKNAADTQGGLVAASGGTESGSVAGRWGGTVGDDLAYRIWAEGELHDASVHDDGSRGQDEWESLKGGIRADLSPTDDDRVTFIADFFTGHVGQNTWIPSPNAPGSLYLDEYESPYWGGNMLLRWEHDFSKDVDLAMQVFFDTVELKRRFKPGIYGPSQKAREATYTLDFDSQLSFPLGSRHDVIVGFGYRSIWDSFDGDPYWVLTMSPSHLQRSIFSAFIQDTIALWEDQWSLILGCKVEHNDYTGFEVQPSARLLWTPNDRHTVWAAVSRAVRTPSRVERDALYMRQPAMEVANMGLSPAAAAFASMGGLRSLLALGTATGGFGMGGQASIPVVPELQGSGDFVSEELIALELGYRMQPADEFSLDVAGFVNFYEKLMTMEANNLVLGPGYALLGVKTTNDRKGVGYGVEVSAKWNATDWWRLEAAYSFLEVDSWVNTVGRNLLPQFETEQSPQHSASLQSSMDLPHNIELDLIGRYTSELDGLDIGDIMEMDARLAWTPYENLEIALIGRNLLHDHHAEYKDRIVYLGDSQIERSVLAKVTWRF from the coding sequence ATGACGAAAAATTTTCTTCACTACATGCTCTCGACTCTGGGTTGCCTGTTATTGCTGCTTGCGGGGCAGGCGTTCGCGCAGAGCGATTCGGGCGCATCTGATGTTGATCTCACGGAGTTGTCGCTCGAAACGCTCATGAGCATCCAGGTCGTGACGGCATCGCGCGAGGAGCAGGCGCTATTCAAGACGGCGTCGGCTGTGTACGTCATCACCTCAGAAGATATCCGGCGTTCCGCCGCCACCTCCATACCGGACATCCTGCGCACCGTGCCCGGCGTGAACGTAGCGCAGATCAACGCGAACACCTGGGCCGTCACCGTGCGGGGTTTCAATCAACGGTTCTCCAGCAAGCTCCTCGTGCTCAAGGACGGCATGACCATCTACACGCCCACGTTCTCCGGCGTGTATTGGGACATCCGGGACACGCTGATCGAGGACGTCGACCGCATCGAGATCATCCGCGGCCCCGGGGGCGCGCTGTGGGGCGCCAATGCGGTGAACGGCATCATCAACATCATCACCAAGAACGCCGCGGATACCCAGGGCGGTCTCGTGGCCGCGTCCGGCGGCACGGAATCGGGCTCTGTGGCCGGCCGCTGGGGCGGCACGGTGGGAGACGATCTCGCGTACAGGATATGGGCCGAAGGCGAGTTGCATGACGCCTCGGTGCATGACGACGGCTCACGGGGACAGGATGAATGGGAATCCCTGAAAGGTGGCATTCGTGCGGATCTCAGCCCCACGGACGACGACCGGGTGACGTTCATTGCAGACTTCTTCACCGGCCATGTCGGGCAGAACACCTGGATCCCCAGCCCGAACGCGCCGGGCAGCCTGTACCTGGACGAGTACGAAAGTCCGTACTGGGGCGGGAACATGCTGCTTCGCTGGGAGCACGACTTTTCGAAAGACGTCGACCTGGCCATGCAGGTTTTTTTCGACACCGTGGAGCTGAAACGACGTTTCAAACCCGGAATTTACGGGCCTTCACAGAAAGCTCGCGAGGCGACATACACGCTGGATTTCGACTCCCAACTCAGTTTTCCGCTCGGTTCGCGGCACGATGTGATCGTGGGATTCGGCTACCGCTCCATCTGGGATTCCTTTGACGGCGATCCGTACTGGGTGCTCACGATGTCGCCGTCCCATCTGCAACGCTCCATCTTCAGCGCGTTCATTCAGGACACCATCGCCCTGTGGGAGGATCAGTGGTCCCTCATTCTGGGATGCAAGGTCGAGCACAACGACTACACCGGCTTCGAGGTCCAGCCTTCGGCGCGGCTGCTGTGGACGCCCAACGACCGACACACCGTATGGGCGGCGGTGTCCCGCGCCGTACGCACCCCCTCGCGCGTGGAGCGGGATGCGCTCTACATGCGCCAGCCCGCAATGGAGGTCGCGAACATGGGGCTTTCGCCGGCGGCCGCTGCATTCGCATCCATGGGCGGCCTCAGATCGTTATTGGCCCTCGGAACGGCGACCGGAGGCTTCGGTATGGGCGGTCAGGCGTCCATCCCGGTCGTGCCGGAGCTGCAGGGCAGCGGCGACTTTGTTTCGGAAGAGCTCATCGCCCTGGAGCTGGGCTACCGCATGCAGCCCGCGGACGAGTTCAGCCTGGACGTCGCCGGTTTCGTGAATTTCTATGAGAAGCTTATGACCATGGAGGCGAACAACCTCGTACTGGGTCCCGGATATGCCCTGCTGGGCGTGAAGACCACCAACGACCGCAAAGGCGTGGGATACGGCGTGGAGGTCTCGGCCAAATGGAACGCCACGGACTGGTGGCGCCTTGAGGCTGCATACAGCTTTCTGGAGGTCGACAGCTGGGTGAACACGGTGGGCCGCAACCTGCTGCCGCAGTTCGAGACGGAGCAGAGCCCGCAGCACAGCGCTTCGTTGCAATCGTCCATGGACCTGCCCCACAATATCGAGCTCGACCTGATCGGCCGCTACACCAGCGAGCTGGACGGCCTGGATATCGGCGACATAATGGAGATGGATGCGCGTCTCGCCTGGACGCCGTACGAGAACCTCGAAATAGCGTTGATCGGCCGCAACCTGCTCCACGACCACCACGCCGAGTATAAGGACAGGATCGTCTATCTCGGCGATTCCCAGATCGAGCGCAGTGTCCTCGCCAAGGTGACGTGGCGTTTCTGA
- a CDS encoding YfiR family protein, which yields MRKFLPTRRIACAVAAVVLLACLAMHPLTSSAGDVRQPTEHEVKVALLYKFANFVDWSEDAMQGAETFRLCMLGESPFGDALELLEGKRIKNRPLELLFASSPEHARGCHIIFVNQKWNSRLGEVLEVLGSQGVLFVGDGSGFARRGGVLEFALEGGRVGFVINPEAARREGLVVSSKLMRLARIVGTD from the coding sequence ATGCGAAAGTTTCTGCCGACGCGAAGGATAGCCTGCGCCGTTGCGGCCGTGGTTCTCCTGGCGTGTCTCGCCATGCATCCCTTGACGAGCAGTGCCGGGGATGTGCGCCAGCCCACCGAGCATGAGGTCAAGGTGGCGCTGCTGTACAAGTTCGCCAACTTCGTGGACTGGTCCGAGGATGCGATGCAGGGCGCGGAAACTTTCCGCCTGTGCATGCTCGGTGAAAGTCCCTTCGGCGATGCGCTTGAACTGCTCGAAGGCAAGCGGATCAAAAATCGTCCTCTGGAACTGCTCTTCGCATCCAGTCCCGAGCATGCCCGTGGGTGCCATATCATATTCGTCAACCAGAAATGGAACAGCCGCCTTGGCGAAGTGCTGGAAGTGCTGGGTTCGCAGGGCGTGCTGTTCGTGGGTGACGGCTCAGGCTTCGCCAGGCGCGGCGGCGTGCTTGAATTCGCACTGGAGGGCGGCCGCGTGGGATTCGTCATCAATCCCGAGGCGGCGCGCCGGGAAGGGCTCGTCGTCAGCTCGAAACTGATGCGCCTGGCCCGCATCGTCGGGACGGACTGA
- a CDS encoding sensor histidine kinase has product MHSFRTLSIGRKLLLVIMLTSMTAVVLASGALLLNDYLSFRKGMARDLGVITAIIAENLNAALYFQDPDAAHETLSALDTNPRIRGGWLYAADGSLFAAYARQDAEVARMFTSLGIPMFGDGMRLESDIMARYLPVHVQGERVGTLYVESDLQELENRLHANLGIALLVFAAASFVALVLSAFFQRLISRPVSALAETARRISRDKDYTLRAELFGEDELGQFAMTFNEMLDEVQRRDEALARYSRELELEIAERGRVQQELQVAKEAAEESNRIKSEFLSMVSHELRTPLTSVRGYAKLSHKRLQRFIFPCVPDDDPRLDKVKHQVDSNMQIIVSESERLTYLINDVLDLNKLDAGVVDWNMEAHDLGEIVEHALNVCGNLFDGKDVVGSMSIAEDIPPVRCDRNRILQVLINLISNAAKFTNSGEVAVHVDRGPGELVVSVSDTGVGIRPEHREAIFERFRQLGDTLTDKPAGTGLGLAICKEIVEVHGGRIWMEPNTERGSVFRFTLPFAGQASSQPGR; this is encoded by the coding sequence ATGCACAGCTTCCGCACACTTTCCATCGGCCGCAAGCTTTTGCTGGTCATCATGCTCACGAGCATGACGGCCGTGGTGCTCGCTTCGGGCGCGTTGCTGCTCAACGACTACCTTTCCTTCCGCAAGGGCATGGCGCGGGACCTGGGCGTGATCACCGCGATCATCGCCGAGAATCTCAACGCCGCGCTGTACTTCCAGGATCCGGACGCCGCTCACGAAACTCTGTCCGCACTCGACACCAATCCACGCATACGCGGCGGCTGGCTTTACGCCGCGGACGGCTCGCTTTTCGCAGCCTACGCCAGGCAAGACGCGGAGGTGGCGCGGATGTTCACGAGTCTCGGCATCCCCATGTTCGGCGACGGCATGCGCCTGGAGTCCGACATCATGGCCAGATATCTGCCTGTGCACGTGCAGGGCGAGCGCGTGGGCACCCTGTACGTGGAGAGCGACCTGCAGGAGCTCGAGAACCGCCTGCACGCCAATCTGGGCATCGCGCTTCTCGTCTTCGCGGCGGCGTCGTTCGTTGCGCTTGTGCTTTCGGCATTCTTCCAGCGGCTCATATCTCGTCCGGTCTCGGCCCTGGCCGAGACTGCCCGGCGCATCTCGCGCGACAAGGACTACACCCTGCGCGCCGAGTTGTTCGGCGAGGACGAGCTGGGCCAGTTCGCCATGACGTTCAACGAAATGCTCGACGAGGTCCAGCGCCGGGACGAAGCATTGGCGCGATACAGCCGCGAGCTCGAACTGGAAATTGCCGAACGTGGCAGGGTCCAGCAGGAATTGCAGGTGGCCAAGGAAGCTGCCGAGGAATCCAACAGGATAAAGAGCGAGTTCCTCTCCATGGTTTCGCACGAGCTGCGCACACCGCTCACGTCGGTGCGCGGATACGCCAAGCTCAGCCACAAGCGGCTCCAGCGCTTCATCTTTCCCTGCGTGCCGGACGACGATCCCAGGCTGGACAAGGTCAAGCACCAGGTGGACTCGAACATGCAGATCATCGTTTCGGAGAGCGAGCGTCTGACCTACCTCATCAACGACGTACTCGACCTGAACAAGCTCGATGCCGGGGTTGTGGACTGGAACATGGAGGCGCACGACTTGGGCGAAATCGTCGAGCATGCCCTGAATGTGTGCGGCAACCTTTTCGACGGCAAGGACGTTGTCGGTTCCATGAGCATCGCCGAGGACATTCCGCCGGTACGGTGCGACCGCAACCGCATCCTCCAGGTCCTCATCAACCTCATCTCGAACGCCGCCAAATTCACCAACAGCGGCGAGGTGGCCGTCCATGTGGATAGAGGCCCCGGCGAACTGGTCGTGAGCGTGTCGGATACGGGAGTCGGCATCAGGCCAGAGCACCGCGAAGCCATATTCGAACGCTTCCGACAGCTGGGCGACACCCTTACGGACAAGCCGGCGGGCACGGGCCTAGGCCTGGCCATCTGCAAGGAGATCGTGGAGGTGCACGGCGGTCGAATATGGATGGAGCCCAACACGGAGCGAGGCAGCGTCTTCCGGTTCACCTTGCCGTTTGCGGGGCAGGCGTCGTCACAGCCGGGCCGGTAA
- a CDS encoding universal stress protein — protein MPRLLHIFRNTPFGRETLLHSLYFCESLGLDMTVYIPRMPRFLMYFEHEAVQVDLDSSYLADPGSAIDHLDEIVSGRSVRLEILEAEDFTASTLPDVPTNVDFMTCPRIIADLSTKIALGKIGSTVRSILKAARFPVLIPSPAYKPWQSVAVFFGGSVNAVKSFYLGLRVARNSGRPLDVYTMAGKNERDQYESILAENGLDKPMAEEVRDWRYYEGGDFEKRLYDVPHDALVVLGAYGHGLIKDVFFGSKMELVQSVLPNPLLVAGPCFEMHPWRHPDKAQPIEE, from the coding sequence ATGCCGAGACTGCTGCATATATTCCGCAACACCCCGTTCGGTCGGGAAACGTTGCTCCATTCGCTGTACTTTTGCGAAAGCCTGGGTCTGGACATGACGGTGTATATCCCCAGGATGCCCAGGTTTCTCATGTACTTCGAGCACGAGGCCGTGCAGGTGGACCTGGACAGCTCCTACCTTGCCGATCCGGGTTCGGCCATCGACCATCTGGACGAGATCGTTTCTGGCCGCAGTGTGCGGCTGGAGATTCTGGAAGCTGAAGACTTCACCGCGTCCACGTTGCCGGACGTGCCCACGAACGTGGATTTCATGACCTGTCCGCGCATCATCGCCGACCTCTCCACCAAGATAGCCCTGGGCAAGATCGGCTCCACGGTGCGCTCCATCCTCAAGGCCGCGCGGTTCCCCGTGCTCATTCCATCGCCAGCCTACAAGCCGTGGCAGAGCGTGGCGGTGTTTTTCGGCGGTTCGGTGAACGCTGTAAAGTCGTTCTATCTGGGACTGCGCGTCGCGCGGAACAGCGGACGGCCCCTGGACGTGTACACCATGGCCGGGAAGAACGAGCGGGATCAGTACGAAAGCATTCTTGCCGAGAACGGCCTGGACAAGCCCATGGCCGAAGAGGTCCGCGACTGGCGTTACTACGAAGGCGGCGATTTCGAGAAACGGCTGTACGACGTGCCGCACGACGCTCTCGTGGTTCTGGGCGCGTACGGCCACGGCCTGATCAAGGACGTGTTCTTCGGCTCCAAGATGGAGCTCGTCCAGTCCGTATTGCCCAATCCGCTGCTCGTGGCCGGCCCGTGCTTCGAAATGCACCCATGGCGTCATCCGGACAAAGCCCAACCCATCGAGGAATGA